A genome region from Nocardia sp. NBC_00565 includes the following:
- a CDS encoding PucR family transcriptional regulator, with amino-acid sequence MLPTVRELLADQFSAADPLVLAGRSRLGRSVRWVHSSEIYEISPLLSGGELLLTTGLGLAGVDAGTRRHYLREIAGRGVSGVAFELGRTFDAMPPDMVEEASRNGLPLIALRTVVPFIDLCRAANTEIVSREVSALRLLNDLARDVIKELAAGNGLAHLLARIGAVTGCALIVTSGNGALIAAHGVDDDRSAWAAVESAVASAPIRARDNNWGTLTAGPGSVLDDVILAEVLAQSAPSLGVALTNSGAQTGRPQLAALTLLADLLDGKPIRQADLKVRAAAAGLPALSGRTLIPVAIDAPDARIAARLLDTVAKELGRPGLVAEVHATTYGVLAAEQSGADPVGETVRVLRKSFANNTVEGVTIVVGDPCDFTSSALTGSLEATRSALRLATRHRRDWLAGTPISTCRELATELVVESLPESERTRLIATTIAPLIAWDTTHHSNLSRTLEVYLRHGGSPTRCATALHIGRQSLYQRLDRIRDLLGYDPGAPALAGTLLLALCAHRLAATT; translated from the coding sequence ATGCTGCCCACCGTTCGCGAGCTACTCGCCGACCAGTTCAGCGCGGCCGATCCGCTCGTTCTCGCTGGTCGCAGCCGGTTGGGGCGGTCGGTGCGCTGGGTGCACTCCAGTGAGATCTACGAGATCAGCCCGTTGCTGTCCGGCGGTGAACTGCTGCTCACCACCGGGCTGGGCCTGGCGGGCGTCGATGCCGGGACGCGGCGGCATTACCTGCGTGAGATCGCGGGTCGCGGCGTCTCCGGGGTGGCATTCGAGTTGGGCCGCACCTTCGATGCCATGCCGCCGGACATGGTGGAGGAGGCCTCGCGCAATGGACTGCCGTTGATCGCGCTGCGCACCGTGGTGCCGTTCATCGATCTGTGTCGCGCCGCCAATACCGAGATCGTGTCCCGCGAGGTGTCGGCGCTGCGGTTGCTCAATGATCTCGCGCGCGATGTCATTAAGGAGCTGGCCGCGGGCAATGGATTGGCGCATCTGCTCGCCAGGATCGGCGCGGTCACCGGGTGTGCGTTGATCGTGACCAGTGGGAATGGCGCTTTGATCGCGGCGCACGGTGTGGACGACGACCGGTCGGCCTGGGCCGCGGTCGAATCGGCCGTCGCGTCCGCGCCGATCCGTGCGCGGGACAACAATTGGGGAACGCTCACCGCGGGACCGGGATCCGTACTAGACGATGTCATACTCGCCGAGGTGCTGGCGCAGTCTGCACCGAGTCTCGGTGTGGCGCTGACGAATTCGGGTGCGCAGACGGGGCGTCCGCAGCTGGCGGCGTTGACGCTGCTGGCGGATCTGTTGGACGGTAAGCCGATTCGGCAGGCGGATCTGAAGGTGCGGGCCGCGGCGGCCGGGCTGCCCGCGCTATCAGGGCGCACATTGATCCCGGTCGCGATCGACGCTCCCGACGCGCGTATCGCCGCCCGCCTCTTGGACACTGTGGCAAAGGAACTCGGTCGACCCGGGCTCGTCGCGGAGGTTCATGCCACGACGTATGGGGTGCTCGCGGCCGAGCAATCCGGAGCCGATCCGGTTGGTGAGACGGTGCGGGTGCTGCGAAAGTCGTTCGCCAACAACACTGTTGAGGGGGTGACCATTGTCGTCGGTGATCCGTGCGATTTCACGTCATCCGCACTTACCGGCTCGCTGGAAGCCACCCGCTCAGCGCTGCGGCTGGCCACCCGGCATCGCCGGGATTGGTTGGCGGGGACGCCGATTTCGACGTGCCGGGAGTTGGCTACGGAACTGGTGGTCGAATCGCTGCCGGAATCCGAACGAACCCGCCTGATCGCCACCACCATCGCACCCCTGATCGCCTGGGACACAACCCATCACAGCAACCTGTCGCGGACGCTCGAGGTCTACCTCCGCCACGGTGGCAGCCCGACCCGCTGTGCCACGGCCCTGCACATCGGCCGCCAATCGCTCTACCAACGTCTGGACCGCATCCGCGATCTACTGGGCTATGACCCTGGCGCGCCCGCATTGGCCGGAACCTTGCTGCTCGCCCTCTGTGCACACCGACTCGCCGCCACGACCTGA
- a CDS encoding nucleoside deaminase — protein sequence MTQAIPARQLLEVAYDEALRGLAEGGVPIGAALFAADGTLLGRGHNRRVQSGDPSIHAETDAFRNAGRRRDYGSTIMVTTLSPCWYCSGLVRQFGIGAVIIGESRTFHGGHDWLAENGVAVTVLEDQRCIDLMTEFIAEQPALWNEDIGVAERTEA from the coding sequence ATGACGCAGGCGATACCGGCACGGCAACTGCTAGAGGTGGCTTACGACGAGGCACTGCGCGGCCTGGCGGAGGGCGGAGTCCCGATCGGCGCGGCCCTGTTCGCGGCCGACGGCACGCTGCTCGGGCGCGGCCACAATCGGCGCGTGCAGTCCGGCGATCCCAGCATCCACGCCGAAACCGATGCGTTCCGCAATGCGGGCCGCCGCCGCGACTACGGCTCGACCATCATGGTGACGACGCTGTCGCCGTGCTGGTACTGCAGCGGGCTGGTGCGCCAGTTCGGCATCGGCGCGGTCATAATCGGGGAATCGCGGACCTTCCACGGCGGACACGATTGGCTCGCCGAAAACGGCGTCGCGGTCACTGTGCTCGAGGACCAGCGCTGTATCGACCTGATGACCGAGTTCATCGCCGAGCAGCCCGCGCTCTGGAACGAGGACATCGGCGTCGCCGAGAGGACCGAAGCATGA
- a CDS encoding isopenicillin N synthase family dioxygenase, which translates to MTAITSIDLARWRAGGPAAAQVERDVDEGLRRAGFLLVYGHGIPAELPARVRAAARRFFALPDEVKERYAVTVGGRGWIGPGKEANGYAEGTETPPDLKETYAVGADTRTGDPSVDDVWFLPNVWPEEVLELRELMTAYTTAMRTLSDELLALFAAALQLPANPFQGLAGRPTWTCNINHYPPLTVVGAPEPGQFRIGPHTDFGTVTVLDREPGAGGLQVFTEEAGWADAPYDPAALTVNIGDLLAYWSGERWPSGRHRVLPPQSEAPEEDLVSLIYFYELDHDAVVTPLEPPIGRVRGLGPVVSAEFLRTRLDAITIG; encoded by the coding sequence ATGACTGCGATTACTTCGATCGACCTGGCGCGATGGCGGGCGGGCGGACCGGCCGCGGCGCAGGTCGAACGCGACGTGGACGAGGGATTGCGGCGCGCCGGATTCCTGCTGGTCTACGGGCACGGCATACCGGCGGAACTGCCCGCACGGGTGCGTGCGGCCGCCCGCCGGTTCTTCGCGCTGCCGGATGAGGTGAAGGAACGTTATGCCGTCACCGTCGGCGGTCGCGGCTGGATCGGTCCGGGCAAGGAGGCCAACGGATATGCCGAGGGCACCGAGACCCCACCCGATCTCAAGGAGACCTACGCCGTCGGCGCGGACACCCGCACCGGCGATCCGTCGGTCGACGACGTCTGGTTCCTGCCGAACGTCTGGCCCGAAGAGGTGCTCGAGCTGCGCGAGCTGATGACCGCCTACACCACCGCCATGCGTACCCTGTCCGACGAGCTGCTCGCGCTGTTCGCCGCCGCGCTTCAGTTGCCCGCCAATCCTTTCCAAGGTCTCGCCGGGCGTCCGACGTGGACCTGCAATATCAACCACTACCCGCCGCTGACCGTGGTCGGCGCACCTGAACCGGGCCAATTCCGCATCGGTCCGCACACCGACTTCGGCACCGTCACCGTGCTGGACCGCGAGCCCGGCGCAGGCGGGCTGCAGGTGTTCACCGAGGAAGCGGGCTGGGCCGACGCGCCCTATGACCCGGCCGCGCTGACCGTGAATATCGGTGACCTGCTTGCCTATTGGAGCGGCGAGCGCTGGCCGTCGGGCAGGCACCGGGTGCTGCCGCCGCAATCGGAGGCGCCGGAAGAGGATCTGGTATCGCTGATCTATTTCTACGAGCTCGACCACGACGCCGTCGTCACCCCGTTGGAGCCGCCGATCGGCCGGGTGCGCGGGCTCGGGCCGGTGGTGTCGGCGGAGTTCCTGCGTACCAGGCTGGACGCGATAACCATCGGCTGA
- a CDS encoding phosphotransferase family protein, protein MADDPDPTARRQLTVSARDLDTLAEDLSRWLGDKVAADRPPTISALSRPQGAGMSSPTVLFDAEWSVDGRTERGSFVARMTPEADSFPVFENYDLELQYRIMAGVAAASDVPVPQLYWLETDEKPLGTKFFVMRRIDGRVPADNPPYVFIGWLFDATPEQRAELTAKTVEVLAKVHEIPDPAARFPMLDGPGQALRRHVEWHRDWYRWALADDGYPIPLIERTFDWLDAHWPTDPGPDVLSWGDSRPGNVLYDGFTPVGVLDWEMAGLGPRELDIAWLIFIHRFFQDLATRFDQPGLPDFLRRDAVVAKYEEITGYTVRDLDFYIVYSALRHAIVMARVKRRMIHFGEDTDTPDRDDYVMHRASLEALLDGTYEWD, encoded by the coding sequence ATGGCCGATGATCCCGATCCCACCGCGCGGCGACAGCTGACCGTCAGCGCGCGGGACCTCGACACGCTCGCCGAGGATCTGTCCCGGTGGCTGGGCGATAAGGTCGCCGCGGACCGCCCGCCGACGATCTCGGCACTGTCGCGGCCGCAGGGCGCGGGGATGTCGAGTCCGACGGTGCTGTTCGACGCCGAATGGAGCGTGGACGGGCGAACCGAGCGCGGTTCGTTCGTGGCCAGGATGACCCCGGAGGCGGATTCGTTTCCGGTCTTCGAAAACTACGATCTGGAGTTGCAATACCGGATCATGGCCGGGGTCGCGGCCGCCTCCGATGTGCCCGTGCCGCAACTGTACTGGCTGGAGACCGACGAGAAGCCGCTCGGCACAAAGTTTTTCGTCATGCGGCGAATCGATGGCCGGGTGCCGGCGGACAATCCGCCCTATGTGTTCATCGGCTGGCTCTTCGACGCGACTCCCGAGCAACGCGCGGAGCTGACCGCGAAGACCGTCGAGGTACTCGCGAAAGTGCACGAAATCCCCGACCCGGCAGCACGATTCCCGATGCTGGACGGCCCGGGTCAGGCGCTGCGCAGGCATGTCGAGTGGCATCGCGACTGGTACCGCTGGGCGTTGGCCGATGACGGCTACCCGATCCCGCTGATCGAGCGGACCTTCGACTGGCTCGACGCGCACTGGCCCACCGATCCCGGCCCCGATGTGCTCAGCTGGGGCGACTCACGACCCGGCAACGTCCTGTACGACGGCTTCACCCCGGTCGGCGTACTCGACTGGGAGATGGCCGGACTCGGCCCGCGCGAGCTGGATATCGCCTGGCTCATCTTCATCCACCGTTTCTTCCAGGACCTCGCCACCCGATTCGATCAGCCCGGGCTGCCGGACTTCCTGCGCCGCGATGCGGTCGTCGCGAAATACGAAGAGATCACCGGATATACGGTCCGCGATCTCGACTTCTACATCGTCTATTCCGCGCTGCGGCACGCGATCGTGATGGCCAGGGTCAAGCGCCGGATGATCCATTTCGGCGAGGACACCGACACTCCCGATCGCGACGACTACGTGATGCACCGAGCAAGCCTGGAGGCGCTGCTCGACGGAACCTACGAATGGGATTAG